The following are from one region of the Paramicrobacterium humi genome:
- a CDS encoding Type 1 glutamine amidotransferase-like domain-containing protein translates to MRLLLTSGGITNPSIQAALVGLLGKPIAESSALCIPTAQWGHPACGPVSVRGFVSGLPPWGGMASLGWASVGMLELSALPTIGTERWAPWVRDADVLLVDGGDATYLCHWMRQSGLADMLPSLTDTVWVGVSAGSMVMTPRIGADFVEWPSAPDDRTLGLVDFSIFPHLDVFPSNTLASARRWGEKIDGPAYAIDDQTAICVREGEVEVVSEGQWVQLRP, encoded by the coding sequence GTGCGACTTCTCCTGACGTCCGGCGGCATTACGAATCCGAGTATCCAGGCCGCGCTGGTCGGCTTGCTTGGCAAGCCGATAGCCGAGTCATCGGCCCTTTGCATTCCGACAGCCCAGTGGGGTCACCCGGCCTGCGGACCCGTGTCGGTACGCGGTTTCGTAAGCGGATTGCCTCCTTGGGGAGGAATGGCCTCACTGGGGTGGGCGTCGGTGGGAATGCTCGAGTTGTCGGCGCTGCCGACGATCGGCACCGAGCGTTGGGCGCCCTGGGTTCGCGATGCCGACGTTCTGCTGGTGGACGGCGGAGACGCGACGTACCTCTGCCACTGGATGCGGCAGTCGGGACTGGCCGACATGCTGCCTTCGCTGACTGACACCGTCTGGGTCGGCGTGAGTGCCGGCAGTATGGTGATGACTCCGCGAATCGGCGCCGATTTCGTAGAATGGCCGTCGGCGCCAGATGACCGGACTCTCGGTCTGGTGGACTTCTCGATCTTCCCGCACCTCGACGTCTTCCCGAGCAACACGCTCGCCTCGGCGCGGCGCTGGGGCGAGAAGATCGACGGGCCAGCGTACGCCATCGACGATCAGACGGCGATCTGCGTGAGAGAGGGCGAGGTGGAGGTCGTATCGGAGGGGCAATGGGTTCAGCTGCGGCCCTAG